Below is a genomic region from Ammonifex degensii KC4.
CGATAAATATATCGTGGGACAGGAAGAGGCCAAGCGGGCCGTGGCCATAGCCCTGCGCAACCGCTACCGGCGAAGCCTTTTGCCGCCGGAGCTGCGGGACGAGGTCATGCCCAAGAATATCCTTATGATAGGCCCCACCGGGGTGGGTAAGACGGAGATCGCCCGCCGCCTGGCCCGGCTGGTGAGGGCTCCTTTCGTCAAGGTGGAGGCTACCAAATTTACCGAGATAGGTTACGTGGGTCGGGACGTCGAGGCCATGGTGCGGGATCTAGTAGAGACGGCGGTGCGCATGGTCAAGCAGGAAAAGATGGCGGCGGTGGAGGACAAGGCCCAGGAGCTGGCCATAGAGCGGCTGGTGGAGATCCTGGTCCCTGCCCCAGCAGCGCCTGCTCGCAACCCTCTGGAGCTGCTCTTCGGCTACTCCCGCCCAGCAGAGGGGATGGGGGCAGAGGAGAGGAGGGCAGCGGAGGAGTTGGCCTACCGGCGGCAAGTGGTGCGGGAGCGGCTGCTGCGGGGGGAGCTGGAGGACGAGTACGTGGAGATCGAGGTGGAGGACCGGAGCACTCCCTTCCTAGAAATCTTCTCGGCGGCCGGGGTGGAAGAGATGGGGATCAACCTCCAGGACTTTATGGGCAACCTCTTCCCTCCCCGCAAGAAGAGAAGGAGGGTGAAGGTTAAGGAGGCACGGCGCTACTTGGCCCAGCAAGAGGCGGCCAAGCTCATCGACATGGAGGAGGTTACTGCCGAGGCCATAAAGCGGGCGGAGGAGCACGGCATCATCTTCATCGACGAGATAGACAAGATAGCCGGCAAAGAGATAGGGCCGGGGCCCGACGTCTCCCGGGCAGGCGTTCAGCGCGACATTCTACCCATTGTAGAGGGCTCCACCGTGCCGACCAAGTACGGCCCGGTGAAGACCGATCACATCCTGTTCATAGCGGCCGGGGCTTTTCACACGGCCAAGCCCTCTGACCTCATACCCGAGCTGCAGGGGCGCTTCCCCATCCGGGTAGAGCTTAAGCCCCTCACGCGGGAGGACTTCCTTCAGATCCTCACCGAACCGGCCAACGCCCTTATCCGCCAGTACCAGGCCTTGCTGGCCACCGAGGGGGTAAAGCTGGAGTTTACCCCCGACGCCTTGCAGGCCGTGGCGGACATTGCCTACACGGTGAACGAGCAGACGGAAAACATAGGGGCGAGGCGCCTGCATACGGTAATGGAGAAACTCATAGAAGACATTTCCTTCGCGGCCCCGGAGATGAAAGGGCAGGAGATAGTGATAGATGCCGATTACGTGCGCCGGAAACTGGAGCCCATAGTCAAGCGGGAGGACCTGAGCCGATACATCTTGTGAGCTTGCGCCCCCCAAAGTGGCATGGTAAAATGGGGTTTGGCGTTCTGCCAGGTTTTAAAACGCACGTCGCCCGACTTGCGGGAGGGTGCCGCTTCTTCAAAGAGCGGTTTCCCGGAAGAATGAAGGCGGCGGAGGAAAAACCAACGGGGGAAGGAGGTGGAAAAGTGGCCATAGTTACGATGAAGCAGTTGCTCGAGGCGGGCGTGCACTTCGGTCACCAGACCAGGCGCTGGAACCCCAAGATGGCCCCCTATATCTTCACCGACCGTAACGGGATCTACATCATCGACCTGCAGAAGACCCTAAAGAAGCTGGAGGAAGCCTACTACTTCGTCCGCGATCTGGCTGCCCAGGGAGGAACCATCCTCTTCGTGGGCACCAAGCGGCAGGCGCAGCAGACCATTGAGGAAGAGGCCACCCGTTGCGGTATGTTCTTCGTCAACCAGCGGTGGCTGGGGGGCATGCTTACCAACTTCCAGACCATAAAGAGGCGCATCGAGCGCCTGCGGGAGCTGGAGGAGATGGAGGCCAACGGCGAGATAGACCTCAGGCCCCGCAAGGAGGCCATGCGCCTGCGCAAGGAAAAGGAGAAGCTGGAGAAGTACTTCCGCGGGGTTAAGAACATGCACTCGCTCCCCTCGGCCCTCTTCGTGGTGGATCCGCGCAAAGAAAAGATAGCTGTGGCGGAGGCCCGCAAGAAGGGCATACCTATAGTCGCCATCGTGGACACCAACTGCGACCCGGACGAGATCGACTATGTCATCCCGGGTAACGACGACGCTATCCGGGCCATCCGGCTCATAACCAGCAAGATAGCGGACGCCGTGATCGAGGGGCGAGAAGGAGTAGTGGCAGAGCCCGCTCCGGAAGAGGCGGAAGAAGAAATAGTCGGCTAAAAAGAGGGGGGCTTGGCCCCCTCTATCTATTTAAACTCGCAACTTTACGGGAAAAGGAGGTTTCAAGGTTTTGACGGAGATTCCAGCTAAGCTGGTGAAAGAGCTGCGTGAGCGCACGGGTGCGGGCATGATGGACTGCAAGAAGGCCCTCATGGAGACGGGAGGGGACATAGAAAAGGCCATAATCTATCTCCGGGAAAAGGGCCTGGCGGCGGCCGCCAAGCGGGCAGGAAGGGTAGCCGCCGAAGGGGTGATCACGGCTTACATCCACCCCGGCAACCGGGTAGGAGTGCTGGTAGAAGTTAACTGCGAGACCGATTTCGTGGCCCGCACCGAGGAATTCAGGCAGTTTGCCCACGACATAGCCCTGCAGATAGCAGCAGCCAAGCCAGAGTACGTAGCGCGGGAGGACGTTCCTTCAGAAGTAATAGAACGGGAAAAGGAGATCTTGCGGGCCCAGGCTCGTAATGAGGGCAAGCCGGAGCACGTTATCGAAAAGATGGTAGAGGGGCGTCTGGAGAAGTTCTTTAAAGAGGTCTGTCTTCTGGAGCAGCCCTTCATCAAGAACCCGGAGATAACTGTGCGCGATCTCCTGAACGAACTTATAGCCAAGATAGGGGAGAACATAGTGATCAGGCGCTTTACCCGGTATGAGCTCGGTGAAGGACTTAAGAGCTAGGAGCTGAGCCAGAAGTGGTAGTTAAACCGAAATACCGCCGAGTAGTGATAAAGGTGAGCGGGGAGGCGCTGGCGGGGGAGCAGGGTTACGGGATCGACCCAGCCGTGGTCTCTTTCGTGGCGCGCGAAATCCAGCAGGTAAAAGAGGAGTTTAACGTAGAGATAGCCATAGTGGTGGGCGGAGGCAACATTTGGCGGGGCCTGTCAGGTGCTGCCCGGGGCATGGACCGGGCTACGGCTGACTACATGGGGATGCTGGCCACAGTTATTAACGCCCTGGCTCTTCAGGACGCCCTGGAAAAGTTAGGGGTAGAAACCCGGGTTCAGACGGCCATCGAAATGCGGGCAGTAGCCGAACCCTATATCCGACGCCGCGCTATCCGCCACCTGGAGAAAGGGCGGGTGGTCATATTTGCCGCTGGAACGGGTAGCCCCTACTTTTCCACCGACACCACGGCGGCCCTGCGAGCGGCGGAGATCGAGGCGGAAGCCATTTTAATGGCCAAGCGGGGCGTGGACGGCGTTTACGATGACGACCCCCGCCGCAACCCCCGGGCGCGCAAGTTCGAGTACCTCACCTTTATGGAGATGCTCAACCTGGGCCTCGGGGTAATGGATGCCACGGCAGCTTCCCTCTGCATGGAAAACAAGCTGCCCGTCATCGTCTTCAACGTCCAAGAAGCAGGCAGCATCCGCAAGATCCTTCTGGGAGAGAAGGTCGGGACCTTCATAGGGGGTGAAGAGGGGTGCAGGAAACCCTTGAGCGTGCCGAACTCTCCATGAAGAAGGCCGTAGAGCACTTCAAAAAGGACCTGGCAGCCATAAGGACCGGGCGGGCCTCACCTGCCCTGCTGGAGAAGGTAATGGTGGACTACTATGGGGTCCCTACCCCGGTGAACCAGCTGGCCACCATCACCGCCCCGGAGCCCCGTTTGCTGGTGATTCAGCCCTGGGACCGGTCGATCATCAACGAAATCGAGAAGGCCATTCTCAAGTCCGACCTGGGGCTAACCCCTAACAACGACGGCCAGGTGATCCGTCTAATTCTGCCGCAGCTCACCCAGGAGCGGAGAGAAGAGTTGGTGCGCGTGGCGCGCAAGCGGGCGGAGGAGGCCCGGGTGGCCATCCGCAACATCCGCCGCGAGGCCAACGACGAACTCAAGGAGAAGCAGAAAAAAGAAAATGTTTCGGAAGACGAAATAAAGCGGCTCCAGGGGGAAGTGCAGAAGCTCACTGAAAAATATATTAAGGAAGTGGATAACCTCCTAGCGGCCAAGGAAAAGGAGATTATGGAAGTTTAAGATGCTAACGGAAGTGCTTGGCTGGCAGCTGGCGGAGGCGAAAGAGTGGCTGGAAGCGCAAGGCTGGCGGATTACGGTCCGCTCTACCCTGGCTCCCCGGGCGGAAGAACAAGGGGAGGCTAGAGTGGTGCGGGTAAAGGTAACGGGGCCCCAGCAGGCGGAATTGACAGTGGCCTACGTGCCGCACCGCCCCTGTCCCTTCTGTGAGGAGGAAGGCAATACTTAATGCCCAACCCGGTAAAACGGCAGTTGGTGGGTAATTCGGAAGAACTGCCCCGGAATGAAAAAGAGCTTTTAGCTCTCATACGACCGGAGGCCCTGCCCCGGCATGTGGCCGTTATCATGGACGGTAACGGGCGCTGGGCCGCGCAGAGGGGGCTTCCGCGCTCCGCCGGCCACCAGGCAGGAATCGAGACTTTGAGGCGGGTAGTGGAGCTTTGTGGTGAACTGGGCATTCCTATCCTTTCGGCCTATGCCTTTTCCACCGAGAACTGGCGCCGCCCCCCGGAAGAGGTAAACTTCCTCATGAACCTCTTCGTGGAGTACGCCGCTCGGGAGATCGAAGAGCTGCGGGAAAAAGGGGTTAGGGTGAAGGTGATAGGCTGCCGTTCGGAGTTACCGCCGGCAGTACTGGCGGCGGCCGAGCGGCTGGAGAGGGAGACGGCACAGGGAGAACGCCTCCTGCTCAATCTGGCGGTTAACTACGGTGCCCGCAGGGAAATAGTGGACGCAGTACGCGCCATCGCCCGCAAGGTCCGTGCAGGGGAGTTGGAACCGGAGGAAATCGACGAGGATACAGTGGCGGCCCACCTTTACACGGCGGGGCTGCCCGATCCCGATCTGCTCATCCGCCCTGCCGGGGAGATGCGGGTTAGCAATTTCCTCCTCTGGCAGCTAGCCTACACGGAGCTTTACGTAACCCCGGTCTTCTGGCCCGACTTCAGCAGGGTGGACTTCCTGCAAGCTCTGGTGGCCTACCAGCGCCGGGAACGGCGCTTCGGGGGCCTGAAAATGAGTTAGGTACGGAGGAGTTGCATGTCTTTACCGCGGGAACTCGGCTTGCGCGTCCTAAGCGCGGTCCTGGGAGCTCCGCTCATCCTGCTTTTGGGTTGGTGGGGTAACTGGCCCTTCTTTCTCTTCCTGGCCCTGCTTTACCTGCTGGGCCTGCGGGAGATGGCCCTGCTCTTGAGAATACCTCCGCTCTGGCCATGGGTTAATTCCGTTTTCTTCATCTGGGCGGCCCGACTGGGGAAGCCGGATTATGAGCTTGCCATCCTGCCCGCGGCCATATGTACCGCCGTGGCTCTGGTATTTCTTTTTCCCCGCTTTTCTCCCCGGGAAGCAGCAGCCACCTTTTTCTCCAGTACCTATCTTTCCTTTCTGTTCTTTCCTTTCTTTCTTCGCTCCTTACCCGATGGCTGGTGCTGGCTCCTCTTTCTTCTGCTGATTACCTGGACTTTCGACACGGTAGCCTACTTCACCGGCCGTTTCTGGGGCAGGCGCCGCCTGGTTGCGCACCTTAGCCCCGGCAAGACGGTAGAAGGGTCAGTGGGAGGGCTTTTGGCCAGCGGGTGTCTTTCTTTGCTCTTCACCCCCTGGTTTGGTCTTTCTCCTTTGAGTCTCTTTCTCCTGGGCTCAGGGGTGGGGGTGGCGGCGCAGCTCGGCGATCTCGTCCTTTCGGCCGTGAAGCGGGCCAGCAATAAAAAGGATGCCGGCAGCCTCATACCGGGGCACGGCGGCATCCTCGACCGCTTTGACAGCCTGTGCCTCTCTGCCCCTCTGGTCTACTACTTCGCCTCCTGGCACCTGGGGGGATAGGGTTTTGCCTGAATGGTGGCGGCGCCTGTGGCTGGCGGCGAGCAGTGTGGTGGCGGGAGCCATCCTGATAGCGGCTGTCCTCTGGCTTTTGCGCTACCTTCTCCCCGTTTTGCTACCCTTTCTCATCGGCGCGGTTTTGGCCTTGTTCCTCGAGCCTTTAGTCCGGCCTCTGGAACGCCGCCTACCCCGAGGGGTGGCCGTCTTTCTCGCAATGCTCCTTTTCCTTTTATTTCTAGGACTGGTATTTACCTTGCTGGGGGTTTACCTGGCGGTAGAGCTGGGCGATTTGGCCGGTAGCATCCCAACTTACGCCCTGGAAGCACAGGGCAAGCTCTTTCAGTGGTTTAACTGGCTGCGGGAGCGCTACGGGGCCCTTCCTCCGGAGGCGGCCCGCTACCTGGAAATGACCTTGAACGCTCTGGCGGCCAGCGCCCAGAAATGGGCCGCCTCGCTGGCCACATCCCTCATCTCCTTCTTCGGCGCCGTTCCCGGTTTCTTCCTCATAGTCTTCGTGAGCTTCCTGGCCACCTACTTCATCGGGCGTGACCGGTACCTGCTGGAGAGTTGGTGGCAGCGCCTCTGGCCCCAGCCCTGGGGGGAAACCTCTTTAAACCTCTTGCGGCGCACCTCCACCGCCTTCTGGGGATACCTCAAGGCTCAGTTCTTCCTCGTTTCTCTGACAGCGCTGGTGACCACCATAGGGCTCTGGCTGAGCGGCGTCAAATACGCTTTGACCTTGGGGCTTTTGACTGGTCTTCTGGACCTTCTGCCCGTCTTGGGACCGAGCACCCTTTTCTTACCCTGGATCGCCTACTCCTTCTTCACCGGGTGCGTTCCCTTAGGTATCAAGTTATCTCTTGTTTACGGTGCCACCTTCATCATAAGGCAGCTGCTGGAGGCCAGGGTGGTGGCCTTTACTTTAGGGGCCCACCCCTTGGCGGTGCTCTTCGGCATGTACGCGGGCTTGAAGCTCATCGGTCCCGGCGGGCTGATACTTGGCCCCGTCACGGTCATCGTGATCCAGGCCCTCTACCGGGCCTGGCAGACTTCCCGCGACTGAAGGTTTGCGAGGGGGTAAAGATCCTGTGCGCGAGCTGGTGGTTTTAGGCAGTACCGGGTCCATAGGCAGGCAGACCCTAGAAGTGGTGCAACTTTTCCCGGAACGCTTTCGGGTGAAAGGATTGGCGGCAGGGAAGAACTGGAAGCTTTTGCGGGAGCAGGTGCTATCCTTTCGCCCCGAAGCGGTGGCCCTGGCCGGCGAAGAGGAAGCGCGGTTACTGGCGGAGTCGCTTCCTCCGGAGTTTCGCCCGTCCATCTTCTGGGGGGAGGAAGGGCTCGAGCATCTGGCTTCCTGGCCGGGGACGGATACGGTGCTGGTAGCGGTCACCGGGGCGGCGGGCTGGAAGCCCACTCTGGCGGCCATAAAAGCTGGTAAAAGAATAGCCCTGGCCAATAAAGAAACCCTGGTGGTGGCCGGGGAGATCGTGGTGCGGGAAGCACAAAGAAGGGGTACGCCTATTTTGCCGGTGGACAGCGAGCACGCTGCCATATGGCAGTGCCTGGAAGGAAGAAAAGGGGTGAAGAGGATAATCCTCACGGCCTCTGGGGGACCTTTTCGAGAATATTCCCTGGAAGAACTGGCTAAAGTTCGGCCAGCAGAGGCGCTGCGCCACCCCACCTGGCGCATGGGGCCCAAGATAACGGTGGACTCAGCCACCCTCATGAACAAGGGGTTGGAGGTTATCGAAGCCCATTGGCTCTTCGGTCTGGAGTATGATAAGATTAAGGTACTAATTCACCCCCAGAGCATCGTGCATGGCCTGGTAGAGTTTATCGACGGAACCTGGCTGGGAGCCATGAGTGTGACCGATATGCGCTTGCCCATCCTCTACGCCCTTAGTTACCCCGAGAGGATGGCCACTGAGCTTTTCCCCCTGGATTTGGCCCGGGTGGGGACCTTAACCTTCACCGAGCCCGATTATGAGCGCTTTCCTTGCCTCGGCCTGGCCATAGAGGCGGGGAAGATCGGCGGGACCATGCCGGCGGTGCTCAATGCCGCCAACGAAGTGGCGGTGGCGGCTTTTCTAGAGGAGAGACTTCCCTTCCTGGGCATCCCGGCAGTGGTGGAAGAAGTGATGAGGCGCCACCAGGTGGTCAAGGATCTTTCTCTGGAGGCCATCGAAGAAGCCGATGCCTGGGCGCGTAAGGAAGCGGAGGCGCTGATAAAACGGTGGGGATAGTCTTAACCATCCTGGCGGTAATTTTTGTTTTCGGGCTCATCATTTTCATCCACGAGGCGGGGCACTTTCTGGCCGCCCGCCTGGTGGGAGTAGGCGTTTACGAGTTTAGCCTGGGCTTCGGCCCCCGGCTGGGGGGGTTTAAGCGCCACAAGACCGAGTACAACTTGCGCCTGGTACCCTTAGGGGGATACGTCCGGCTGGTGGGGATGGACCCGGAGGACAAAGAGCGGGAGGCCCCTTATAGCTTCGCCCGCAAGCCGGTCTGGAGCCGCATGCTAGTGATCCTAGCGGGGCCCTTCATGAACTTTTTCCTGGCCGTGCTTATGCTGGCCATAGTTTTTTTCTGGCAGGGTATACCGGTGGCTACCACCCGCATCGCTGAAGTTCTGCCCCACTACCCAGCGGCAGCAGCGGGATTTAAGCCCGGGGACCGCATCGTGGCCATAGACGGGCAACCGGTCAACTCCTGGAAGGAGATAGCTAAGATCATCGGGAGCGGCCCCTCCCAGGAGAGAACTATCACGGTGGAAAGGGACGGAAAGTTTATTAACCTGGTGGTGAGCCCGCAGCCGGACGAGACGGGCAAGAACAAGATTGGCATCGTGCCGGTGGTGGTGACAGAGCACCCAGGTTTACTGGGGTCTTTGAAACAGGGCGTTGTGGCGACGGCCAACATGATAAAACTCATCTTTCTCTTCTTGGGGCATCTCCTCCTGCACCAAGCTCCGGCCGACATAGGTGGGCCGGTGCGAATAGCGGTGGAGACGGGCAAGGTGGCTCAGATGGGGCTTTCCCCCCTACTGCAGTTCACCGCCTTTTTAAGCATCAATGTGGGCTTTTTCAACCTTCTGCCCATACCGGCTCTCGACGGGGCGCGCTTCCTCTTCCTCCTCTGGGAGGGAGTGACTCGGCGCCCCCTCGATCCCAAGAAGGAAAACCTGGTTCACCTGGTAGGTTTCGCCCTGCTCCTTTTCCTCATCGTGGTCATCACTTACCGCGATCTGCTGCACCTGACCGGAGGGATGGGGAAGTGAGGCGGCTCACCCGTCCTGTGTTTTTGGGCAAGGTACAGATCGGCGGCGGGGCGCCGGTGGTGGTTCAGTCCATGACCAAAACCCCCACCCGGGACGTCGAGCGCACGGTGGCCCAGATTCGCTCGCTGGAGGAGGCCGGCTGCGAAGTGGTCCGGGTGGCGGTGCCAGATTTAGAATCAGCCCGGGCCATCGAGAAAATAAAGGCGCGGGTTTCTCTCCCTTTGGTCGCCGATGTTCATTTCGATTACCGCCTGGCCTTAGCGGCTTTAGAAGCCGGAGCTGACGGGTTGCGACTAAACCCTGGAAACATAGGGGATAAAGAAAAGATTAGAAAAGTGGTGGACAAGGCGCGGGAGCGCCAGGTTCCCATAAGGATAGGGGTGAACGCCGGCTCGCTGGAAAAGGACCTTTACGCCAAGTACGGGGGCGTGACGGCGGAGGCCCTGGTGGAAAGCGCCTTGCGCCACGTGCGCCTGCTGGAGGAGATGGACTTCCGCTTGATAAAAATTTCCGTCAAGGCTTCCGACGTCCCCTTGACGGTCCAAGCTTACCGGCTTTTGAGTCAGAAAGTGGACTATCCCTTGCACGTGGGGATAACCGAGGCGGGTCCCGGAGACCGGGGGCTCATAAAGTCGGCCGTGGGGCTAGGGATCTTATTGGCAGAAGGAATAGGGGACACTATCCGCGTTTCCCTCACCGGCGACCCCTGCTACGAGGTCTGGGCTGCGTGGGAGATCCTCAAGGTTTTAGGACTTAGGAAGCGTGGGATAGAGCTTATTTCCTGCCCCACCTGCGGGCGCTGCGAGATAGACGTGCTTACCATAGCCACCGAGGTGGACCGGCGGCTTCGTCGGGTGACGGCACCCATCAAGGTGGCGGTCATGGGGTGCGTGGTCAACGGGCCGGGGGAGGCTCGGGAGGCCGACGTGGGCCTGGCCGGGGGACGAGGCTGGGGAGTCATCTTCCGGCATGGTTGCCCGGTGAAGAAGGTGCCGGCCGAGCGGCTGGCAGAAGAGCTCCTGGCCACTATCAGGGAAATGGGCATAGAGGGAGTAGAATGAAAGGGGGATGGACCAAGCTTTGCGGTTGACTACTTGGCTTGTGCCGACTTTAAGGGAAGTGCCAGCCGAAGCAGAGGTGGCCAGCCACCGGCTTTTGCTGCGGGCAGGCTTCATCCGCAGGGTGGCGGCCGGTATCTACACGCTGCTCCCTTTGGGGAAGCGTGTGCTAGCCAAGATTGAAAGCATCGTCCGCGAGGAGATGAACCGCGCCGGCGGGCAGGAGATCTTGATGCCCATTCTCCAGCCGGCGGAACTCTGGCACCGCTCAGGCCGCTGGGAAGTATACGGACCGGAGCTCTTCCGCCTGAAAGACCGCCACGGGCGCGACTTCTGCCTCGGTCCCACCCACGAAGAGATGATAACCGCTCTGGTGGCCGCCGAGGTCCGCTCTTACAAGCAGCTTCCCCTTCTTCTTTACCAGATAGGGAACAAGTACCGGGACGAGCGGCGCCCCCGCTTCGGGCTCTTGCGGGGAAGGGAGTTCATCATGAAGGACCTCTACTCTTTCGACCGGGACTGGGCTGGCCTGGAAGAAAGCTACCGGAAGATGTACGAGGCTTATACCAGGGTCTTTACCCGCGTGGGGCTCAACTTCCGGGCTGTGGAGGCGGACACGGGGGCCATAGGGGGTAGCGTGAGCCACGAGTTCATGGCCCTGGCCGACGCGGGGGAGGCGGTAGTGGTCTACTGCCCCGATGCGGCTTGTGGCTACGCGGCCAACGTGGAAAAGGCGGAGAGCCTACCTTCCCTGGAGGAGATCGGGGAGGAAGGGCCGATGGAGCTGGTGGCCACGCCGGGGGTGCGCTCAGCCGAAGAGGTGGCTGCCTTCCTGGGCCTTCCTGTCAAGCAGATAATCAAGACCCTCATCTACCGCACGGAGAAGGGCTTGGTGGCAGCCCTGGTGCGGGGCGACCGGGAAGTTAACGAGGTCAAGTTGCAGAACCACCTGGGGGTGCTGGAACTCGAGCTGGCCGATGAGAGCCTGGTGGAGGAGGCCACGGGAGCGCCACCCGGCTTTGCTGGCCCCATAGGGCTTTCCCTGCCGCTGGTGGTAGACCGGGAGGTGCTCTACGTAAAGGCGGGAGCAGTGGGGGCCAACCGGCCAGACGCCCACTACATCAACGTCCTGCCAGGCCGGGACTTCCCTGTGCAGAACGTAGCCGACATCCGCCAGGTGAGCGAGGGAGACCCCTGTCCCCGCTGCGGTCAGCCCTTGCTGAGCGTGCGCGGCATAGAGGTGGGACAGATATTCCAGCTGGGCGACAAGTACAGCCGGGCTCTCAACGCCTACTACTTAGACGAGAAAGGGGAAAAGCGCCCCATCATCATGGGGTGCTACGGCATAGGGATAACCCGCACCATGGCGGCGGTGGTGGAGCAGCACCACGACGAAGAAGGGATCATCTGGCCCTTGGCGGTAGCTCCCTTCCAGGTGCTGGTGTTACCCGTCAACTACGAGGAAGTACCCCAGCGGGAGGTGGCCGAGGAAATCTACAACCTCCTGCGGGAAAAGGGGATAGAGGTGCTGTTGGACGACCGAGAGGAGCGGCCAGGGGTGAAGTTCAAGGACGCCGACCTGGTGGGCTATCCCCTGCGGATCACGGTGGGCAGGCACGCGGCGGAGGGCAAGGTGGAACTTAAGCTCAGGCGTACGGGGGAAACTTGGCTGGTAGACAAGGACGAGGTTTTGGAGAAAGTTGCGGCTTTCCTGGAGGGGAAGGATTTTGTACCGGTTGACAGTTAAGGGTTCTTTCTCCGCTGCCCACCGGTTGCCGAACCACCCTTCTCCCTGCAGCCGGCTACACGGGCACAACTGGGAGGTCACCGTAACGGTGATAGGGGAGGAGCTGGGGCCGGACGGGATGTTGTTAGACTTTACTGTGCTCAAGCAGATCTTGCAGGAGGTACTGGCCAAGCTTGACCACCAGTACCTCAACGAAATACCTCCCTTCGGGAAGGAGCTCCCTCCCACGGCCGAGAACCTGGCCCGGTACATTTACCACGAAGTGGCCACCAGGCTGGCCCCCTATCCCGCCGTGACCTTGCAGGAGGTAAAGGTAGGGGAATCTCCTTCTGCCTGGGTGGTGTATACTCCTTGAAAAGTGTGGTTCTTCTCTCCGGGGGATTGGATTCGGCCGTCTGTTTAGCCTGCGCGGTGGAAGATGGGGAAGTAGTTCTCTCCCTCACCTTCGACTACGGCCAGGCGGCGGCCAAAAAGGAGATTGAAGCGGCGTCCAAGCTTTCACGTCATTACGGCGTACCCCACCAGGTGCTGCACCTTCCCTTTTTGCGGGAGCTTTTGCCCCCGGCTATGGCTTCGGGGGAGGGGATGCCGGAACCCGAAACAAGAGAGCTGGACGATAAGGTTTCAGCCGACAAACTGGCCCGTTCGGTATGGGTTCCCAACCGTAACGCGCTTTTCTTGAGCATAGGAGCTGCTTTCGCGGAAAGCCTGGGGGCGGAGGCCGTGGTGGCCGGCTTTAATGCTGAGGAGGCTCAGAGCTTTCCCGACAACAGCCCTCCCTTTGTAGACGCCATGAACGAGGTCCTGCGCTACTCCACCCGGGGAAAGGTTCGGGTGATAAGCTACACCCAGCGTCTGGACAAAAAGGCCATCGTCCGGCTGGGCAAGCGCCTAGGGTTACCTTTCCCCTTTATCTGGAGCTGCTACCGGGCGGGGGAAGAGATGTGTGGCCGGTGTCCCAGTTGCCTGCGCTATTTCCGCGCCTTAAGGGAAGCCGAAGAGGAGTGGTAAAAACTATGCGCACTCTTTACCTGCGCGAGAACCTCACCTACGACGGCAGTCAGCTTTCTTCTTTATGGGCCTTCCGCCATCTAGGCCTGCAAGGGGACAGTATAGTGGCCTTTCGCGGTCCCTGCCGGGTGGAAAGGGAAGCCCTGGTGGACGTGGCTGACTACCTGGCTTCCTCCATCATCTACAGCCCGGATATGCTCCACTTTCTGGTCGAGCACTTCGAGCAGGACTTGGAAAAAGGAGTTCTGCGGCAGCGCCTGCTGGTAGTGATCGCCAAGGAGATACTGGAGAAGAGAGGGGTTAAGCTTCTTGAACGGCGGGGGGACGATCTTTTCTCGGGAGACCGAAAGCTTTCGGTGTCGGTGGCTACCATAACCCCTGTCTCGGTGATGATCCACCTGGGGCTTAACGTCCGAGCCGAGGGGGCGCCGGTGAAGGCGGTGGGCCTACTGGAACTGGGCCTCCGGGAGGAAGAGATCGGAGAGCTGGCCGAAGCCATC
It encodes:
- a CDS encoding phosphatidate cytidylyltransferase; the protein is MSLPRELGLRVLSAVLGAPLILLLGWWGNWPFFLFLALLYLLGLREMALLLRIPPLWPWVNSVFFIWAARLGKPDYELAILPAAICTAVALVFLFPRFSPREAAATFFSSTYLSFLFFPFFLRSLPDGWCWLLFLLLITWTFDTVAYFTGRFWGRRRLVAHLSPGKTVEGSVGGLLASGCLSLLFTPWFGLSPLSLFLLGSGVGVAAQLGDLVLSAVKRASNKKDAGSLIPGHGGILDRFDSLCLSAPLVYYFASWHLGG
- the rpsB gene encoding 30S ribosomal protein S2 translates to MAIVTMKQLLEAGVHFGHQTRRWNPKMAPYIFTDRNGIYIIDLQKTLKKLEEAYYFVRDLAAQGGTILFVGTKRQAQQTIEEEATRCGMFFVNQRWLGGMLTNFQTIKRRIERLRELEEMEANGEIDLRPRKEAMRLRKEKEKLEKYFRGVKNMHSLPSALFVVDPRKEKIAVAEARKKGIPIVAIVDTNCDPDEIDYVIPGNDDAIRAIRLITSKIADAVIEGREGVVAEPAPEEAEEEIVG
- the pyrH gene encoding UMP kinase — translated: MVVKPKYRRVVIKVSGEALAGEQGYGIDPAVVSFVAREIQQVKEEFNVEIAIVVGGGNIWRGLSGAARGMDRATADYMGMLATVINALALQDALEKLGVETRVQTAIEMRAVAEPYIRRRAIRHLEKGRVVIFAAGTGSPYFSTDTTAALRAAEIEAEAILMAKRGVDGVYDDDPRRNPRARKFEYLTFMEMLNLGLGVMDATAASLCMENKLPVIVFNVQEAGSIRKILLGEKVGTFIGGEEGCRKPLSVPNSP
- the hslU gene encoding ATP-dependent protease ATPase subunit HslU — encoded protein: MEDLTPRQIVAELDKYIVGQEEAKRAVAIALRNRYRRSLLPPELRDEVMPKNILMIGPTGVGKTEIARRLARLVRAPFVKVEATKFTEIGYVGRDVEAMVRDLVETAVRMVKQEKMAAVEDKAQELAIERLVEILVPAPAAPARNPLELLFGYSRPAEGMGAEERRAAEELAYRRQVVRERLLRGELEDEYVEIEVEDRSTPFLEIFSAAGVEEMGINLQDFMGNLFPPRKKRRRVKVKEARRYLAQQEAAKLIDMEEVTAEAIKRAEEHGIIFIDEIDKIAGKEIGPGPDVSRAGVQRDILPIVEGSTVPTKYGPVKTDHILFIAAGAFHTAKPSDLIPELQGRFPIRVELKPLTREDFLQILTEPANALIRQYQALLATEGVKLEFTPDALQAVADIAYTVNEQTENIGARRLHTVMEKLIEDISFAAPEMKGQEIVIDADYVRRKLEPIVKREDLSRYIL
- a CDS encoding isoprenyl transferase, with protein sequence MPNPVKRQLVGNSEELPRNEKELLALIRPEALPRHVAVIMDGNGRWAAQRGLPRSAGHQAGIETLRRVVELCGELGIPILSAYAFSTENWRRPPEEVNFLMNLFVEYAAREIEELREKGVRVKVIGCRSELPPAVLAAAERLERETAQGERLLLNLAVNYGARREIVDAVRAIARKVRAGELEPEEIDEDTVAAHLYTAGLPDPDLLIRPAGEMRVSNFLLWQLAYTELYVTPVFWPDFSRVDFLQALVAYQRRERRFGGLKMS
- the tsf gene encoding translation elongation factor Ts, encoding MTEIPAKLVKELRERTGAGMMDCKKALMETGGDIEKAIIYLREKGLAAAAKRAGRVAAEGVITAYIHPGNRVGVLVEVNCETDFVARTEEFRQFAHDIALQIAAAKPEYVAREDVPSEVIEREKEILRAQARNEGKPEHVIEKMVEGRLEKFFKEVCLLEQPFIKNPEITVRDLLNELIAKIGENIVIRRFTRYELGEGLKS
- the frr gene encoding ribosome recycling factor, with protein sequence MKKAVEHFKKDLAAIRTGRASPALLEKVMVDYYGVPTPVNQLATITAPEPRLLVIQPWDRSIINEIEKAILKSDLGLTPNNDGQVIRLILPQLTQERREELVRVARKRAEEARVAIRNIRREANDELKEKQKKENVSEDEIKRLQGEVQKLTEKYIKEVDNLLAAKEKEIMEV